The Hermetia illucens chromosome 2, iHerIll2.2.curated.20191125, whole genome shotgun sequence genomic interval ttatatctgtgttcgaatttataaggctcaggtaaaaaaggttcgatgctctttctcatcgagtactctagccgcggctgcaaactccttacctgtttaacactgtaatttctgaacgactcggaatatcggagaatccctttgcccacatattctccactatatgtagatacaattcatgccaaaaaaatcgatttctccaacccgacacacgagatgacccccttaaagcgaTTTCCACCAGttagattctcacccactaaaacgacCCACAATTTCTCCTTCTCCCTCCCCTCGGATCCGTCGCAAAGTATTATTTCGCGGGAACTACACTTTAAGCGACGAAGCCGTCTGCTCTTCGCGCCCTCCTTGCGCACTTCGCTTTTCGAAGTTTGGCCTGAATCCTTTTAATTGTGGTGCTCGCCGTATATCAGCAGTTCCTCGAAGATGTTCGGCGGGCCTAAGCTGATTTTTAGAGAGCCTTCCAGGCTCCTCCTCAGGTGTGAAATCAGATTCTAgataaaagggagaatcatctcatctgaattggtgcagatactttctATAAACACTATGCTCTGATAAGAATTGGGTCAGGtgatagttaatctcgccgtgtcgtcaaTTCATGCCCCAATATGGGTAACCAAAGGGTGGGACCAGCATCTCCTCCGCAAGTCATCCCACCGGTGCTGACGCTTTTCAAGCGACTCCCGCCTTGCGGCTTTTCGGAATTCTTAATCCCTTTCAGGTACATTCATTCTCCTTTCCCCGTACAGGCAAGATGCCTGACTTGCGGGACCATTCCCGCAATAGCACACACTGCTCGCCtgagattgttctgaaggcgctgcacacccttagcactACTAAGCAATAAGTCGTGTTTACTCTCCTCtgagtgcttcctcccaaactgttactgcgtataatagtgtagagCGAATCACTCTGGGCATTAGTAATCTGCGGctatatcttgggcctccaatattaggcatcatacATGCTAAcaatacgctggtatttgctacTTTCTCATAGCATAGCCCAGTTGCctcttgaaattgatcttcACGACAATGATTATTCCatatatttgatggccggctttaAAGTGCCGATGTGGCCACCAAAACGAATGCTAATTGCATTCCTTTTTCTACGGTTGATAATCAAGATCGTCTCCGACGTTTGCTCCACAATGTCaaactgaaccatctccagccacgctttgatggcgctaatggttttgttagcgtacatttcaacatcttcgggttgtttcgcgacgataaCCACGACTAGATTACCtgcaaaaccgattatcgtgggaCCCTGTTGTACATCACATTCCACAGGAGACGactcaacactgagccctgtggtactcctgctgtGACAGTGTACCGTTTGGGTCCCTAATcggtatcgtaccaaagtgtccttccgagggttttttttgggagtagggtaggtgaatgcgtttacgcacagagtgttggactcccgcaacagcacgctggcggactaccaactaaatacctccttgtcatcagagaactagcctggaaccgtttaacacattacttcgggctagccctccctctCTCCCGGCtttaggagccttcaagtcggggaattcctttcaccggcagagggatcggacggtaaggggttccctgaactaacaactcccttcctcccctcccctcccgttgatgaaaggaattccctgacttaaaggctcccaaagccgggagagagggagggctagcccgaagtaatgtgtcaaacggttccaggctagttctctgatgacagggaggtgtttagttggtagtccgccagcgtgctgttgcgggagtccaacactctgtgcgtaaacgcattcacctaccctactccaaaaaaaaaaaaaaatcaacacgagtctggccactttccgaGGGGCTTAATagagtaactagggacaccgaTTGTAGTCAaagagctttttatccactcgcAACTGAccaaattgaacgcattttttacgtccaaAGTCACCACGGCACAAAATTTATTAGGCGACACCGCGACGCGAGACAGCTTCAAACGGTGGACTACTAAGGATCTTTCATCTCAATATAGTTCACAGCTATGTTAGGTTTGCGGATCTAGGTAATGGAGCGAATAAAACCTAGAGACCGCATCGGTTcaactgctcccagggcagaagtaaggcagcgtctgatgagttacttcTCTGGAAGTAACCGAAAATtatctgatttttttaaataagattCTAGGCTAAAAACGGCGTTCCGTAGACCAAAAAAAATGGAAGGAGGtcgccatttggtccggtccaccatgaagtggatggcggactcaggAATCCTCAATCCCAAAACAACAATTAGATCTGCATATTAGAAAGATCCTCAATGAAGCGTCACTAAGGGGACTCAGGCAGATCCATTGTGACTGCCCTCCACGATGTGATGGGGAGGATTGAGCGGATAATTCAGATCGCTTTTCAAACaaggttctctggatgtacgtCCATATAGTAGTATTATACAATTCTCACTTATGGTTCAATTGTGTGGTGATCTGCTTTGAGGAAAGGCCACAACAGGGAAAAGAAATCACCCACGAGATCATTGCGGCCATGCGATATGCCCTCTAAACGAACGTGGAAGTACTGTAGGTatgtagaaaaaaatcaaaagcccTATAAATTTCTTGTGGTGATGTACGATGGCGACAGATAAGGCTTGAGGATTTTTATGCCAATGGGCTCACTAGATATACATGCCCATAATAAAGCATTCGCTAGTAACCGGGTCCAGATCCGACTAATAGCGTGGTACCTTTCGATCAGTCTCAGCACTGATTGAAAGGTATGATACtcatcccactgccaccagtgagaataGAACCGCGaacttctgtacgacagccttgggctctaaccactcagctatccgggcacctAAACCCCCAACCCATATACCACTTTTCAGGTCTTTCAAGTGTCTTTTCaagtgatcatgaattaagccCCTTTCCATGACATTCTCAACATTAACGGAGATACGggcatttaaaatttttcaaaaagtttccCCACTTTGCGGCCATTTTCCACCATCTAGACCCCCCAACCCGTAAACCAACTCCCTCCAGttcaagtgatcacgaattaagctccttttcgcgaaattctcaatattagcggagatcatcatcatcatcaacggcacaacacccggtatccggtctaagcctcccttaataataagaaactccagacatcccggttttgcgccgaggtccaccaattcgatatccctagcggCAGCGGAAATACGGGCGTTTATAACTTTTCATAAGattcccccacattttctcgcCACTTAGGCGCCCCAACCCATATATCATTTCGCTTGTCTAATTCTCCCCAgtacaagtgatcacgaattacgCTCATTTTCgcggaattattattatattattaacggagatacggaCGTAAAAAGTCTTTCAAAAGATTCCCCCACTTCCGGCCATTTTTCCGCTGCCTAAAGACCCCAACCCATAcaccatttttcttttatttcttcagcctttgtctatCTAATGtttgatctggatacaatcgcaaggcttttaaatccccatccagcgcgaCTCGAAAGTCCCCCTTCTCTCCGAAAGGCATCTACGAGTGGAAAAGGAAAGTAACTTGGTAAAACCGACGCATGAAAAATGAAGAATCGAACGGCTATGCTCCCATTTATTTGGAACAGTGGAACAGGAAAACCGAATTACTAATTTTAAGAGGAATAAAGTACCACATGATGAAGATTACGGATGTAAACTCGATTATATCTTACCAACATATGAAAGACAATATGACGGCCCAGCATTTCGTCTGCAGCTGCCCGTCTTCCTCAGTTCCTTATTCCTGGGTTCGACTTCACCCCTCAGAGCAGACTTAACTTAAGACAGCTCCCATCATAGTGAATCTGGATCCGTGATAagtcagtctgtcagcctccccaTTACGAGTGACGTTTAGGTACTTTGCCGCCTACATGAGAAACGTTTCGTTCAGTCAACATGCTTTGATCAGCAATTGGAGGCAGTTCCACACCAACTAACTTTGCATGGTGGCACCTTTTTGTGTGGATAGAGTGGTCAACATCACAGATATTATTCTGCCAATACAATGACGTAGATCTCTTTTTGAGAATACCACCGCAGCTACTAGGGCAACCTGGTCTATATTacactccatttcaggcagagtCTTCAAAGTCTTCTTTTTAGAATAGATATGGCTCTAACAAACTTTCCGATCTTAATCATCCTCTCCCATAGGAATTAGGTGACCCGAATATCGGTGCCTATTCAGCCGaattgctcataaatttcattgttatataGGCTAGAGTGCCGACAATTTTCCTGTAAGGGACCAAAATTTCTTCAGATGATTCTTCACTCAAGCCCCCGATGAATATATGGGGAGGTACAtggtcttgtacaataagaagtTTTACCtacgagctccgtccctacttggctgtttaaATCACCAAGTATGATGATGCCTGGGGCAGGCATCCTTGCcttgccttgtagaaggtattcttctccgactttgccGTCTTCTGTGTAGGGGCATAAACGTTTCGTTAATGAGACTTGTGCTTCAAAATATGCCTCGCAAGTTCATAACTATTCCCCCAATTGTCCAATTTATTCCTACGCATGGTTTGCTGAATGGTCGCTATAATACAGTCGATTTTCTCTAGGAAAACGATCCCTGTCCAGCGGATTTCCTGCATGGTAGTGACTTTTGTCTTACATCGGGACAGAGTATCAACTAGCTGCTGCGCGGCTACTTCTCTATGTTTAGGATTATCAGTGACATCTAGCCTTCAACCTAGGTGCAGTTAGTACAGTTTCTCCCGTTTTCTAGACGCGGAAAAGAGCCCCCACCAATTACCACCCAGAGGTAGAGGTAGGATCTGGATGCAgggctgttagtgttggttggGCAGGTACACATTTTGTGCCGCATCGTAAGTACCAATCGATACTTTCACCCCGGATCTacacctatactaccttttgatcgCAAAGGATTGATTTTCATAAAAGTGCTTTACAACTCCGCTAAATGAAGTTAGTTTTCTCTGTAGGAATTCCccagaacttatttgtacattgaaaaaagaaagatattACCAAAGCTTTGCCTCTATTACCCTAATCCTAAGATACCCtaacaaataaaaatgttttctttcacttttAGATTAATTTTAGTGGACATTTATACCAGCAAAAAACGAACTCTACTCGGCAAAGTATCCTTTGTCCAATGGGTTATCCAAAGTGACGTAGCCGTGGCTCAAAGCGATAACAACCTTGCAATTTGGTACAACATTGACCTTCCGGAACATGTCACAATCATTCCTATACGTGGGGAAGCTTTCGATGTTATTAGAGAAGATGTATACTCCCTTCCACTATTTGTTCACTTTATTAGTAAGGGACGAAATTATTTTGCAGGGAAAAACCACCGTCCACACCCAAGAAGGTCCCTCCGAACACACTTACCAACTAGATGAAGGCCTCGTTGAATTCGGAACTGCAGTCAATGATAGTGATTTCGGAAGAGCTGTTACATTTCTGGAGTCCTTAGGAGATAATCCTGCAGCGAAAGCCATGTGGCATAACTTAGCTGTAATATCACTGGAACAGGAGAACTTTCGCGTCGCTCAAAAATGTTTTGCAGCATTGGGAAATGTATCTAAAGCGTTCTTTCTGGGGGAAATGATTCAAGCTGCAGATAAATATGAAGAGTTATATGGGCCAGGTGTTAAGTGTCCCGAAGTAAGAGCAAAAATGGCACTTCTCTATTCAGATCTCAGAGCAGCTGAGAGGATTTACCTAGAAAATGGTGACATTGAAGCTGCATTGACTATGTATAAAAATCTTAGATTATGGGATGAAGCTATAGCTTTAGCTGAACGGAGAGGCTATTCAGATTTGAATAAACTTCGCGAACAACAAATGAGCTTCCTTCTATCTACTGAGCAGGAGGAGAAAGCCGGCAGAGCCTTGGAGGATCAAGAGGAAGTCGAAAAGGCAATGTCCTTATATTTGAAAGCAAAAAAGCCTGCTCGGGCTGCACGTTTAGCAATGAAAGTTCCGTACTTACTAAACAACGAGGACTTAATGGGGCGAGTCACCGAGGCTTTAATCCGCGCAGAGCAATTCGAATTAGCTGGAGATATTGCTCAAAAATTATCTCGCCCAGAAGCAGCTCTTACTCTCTACCGCAAAGGTGGTGCTTATGCGCGAGCCTTGGAACTTGCGCGGAAAGTATCGCCTGATGATGTCACCACTCTCGAAGAAGAGTGGGGTGACTGGTTAGTTTCCAACAAGCAGCTAGATGCATCTATTAACCATTATATTGAAGCCGGGGCGACGGAGAAGGCTTTGGAGTCAGCTGTTGGAGCGAAACAGTGGAGAAAAGCTGTTCAAATCGCGAAAGTGCTAGACGAACCTGTTACCATTCAAAAATATGCTCCTGAGCTCGCAAGACATTTATCTTTCACCGGGGACCTTGCCGGAGCTGAGGATCTTTTAGTACGGTCAAAACTGTATAAAGATGCAATTGAACTCTTGAATAAACATGGCCAGTGGGAAAGAGCTTATAACATTGCTGAGGAGTATTTGGGTACGGAAGAAATGAGAGATACTTTTGTTAATTTGGCTGCAAGTTTGGAGGAACAAGGTAAGATTGGATAGAAAAGATCAAATCAAAGATCAAATAGaataaaaataccttttttatATCTGTAATATTTAGGTAAATACCGCGATGCTGAGAAGGTACTTCTTGCCATCAATGAGCCTGACCTTGCCATTGCTATGTATAAAAGACTTGAACTCTATGATTCTATGATCCGCTTGGTGGAAAAATACCACAAGGACCTAGTAGATAGTACGCACCTACATTTAGCGAGACAACTAGAAGCGAAAGGGAAGCTTAAGAATGCAGAGATGCACTTTCTCGCAGGAGGGGACTGGAAGTCAGTTGTGCacatgtattgtggtgcagggCGTTGGGAAGATGGCTTTCGTATTGCTAAACAAAAAGGTACAGAGGGAGCTAGCAATCaggtaaaaaaaaatccaagaaGAAAATTTGTTCCCTGTGGTTGGAAATTCTCATTTCTAGGTGGCCTACATGTGGGCTAAATCCCTTCCTGTCGAAGGTGCAGCTCGGCTCCTAACCAAACTTGGGCTTCTTGATACAGCTTTAGGTTTTGCTTGCGATTCTGGTCATTTTGACTTTGCTATGGATCTGTGCCGACTGACTGGAAAACCTGCAGATGATGTTCATTTGAAGATTGCTATGGCGTTAGAGGACGAAGGAAAGTTTCTGGAGGCAGAGGAGGAGTTCATACGTGCTAACAAGCCAAAGGAAGCTATTATGATGCATACTCACAGTGGAGATTGGAAATCAGCACTACGTGTTGCGGAAACTTACTTACCCGAGGTAGTCAATGAGGTTCTTATTAGTCAAGCTGGTTCCGCGTTAGAAACTCGTAACTATCCAGAATATGAAGCTCTTCTACTTCGTGCCCAACGTCCTGATTTGGTCATTCAACATTATCGAGAATATCAAATGTACGAGGATGCCATTCGTATTGCCGAAGAGCATCTTCCTGCTGCAGTGGCAGAACTCAAGAAAATTCAGGCTCAAGAACAGCGTCAAAGTGCGTCCAGTAATCCGGGAGATTCAAAATCATATCTTCAACATGCTTCAGAATTCGCTAGGAACGAAGAATTCAAAAAAGCCGCAGAATGTCTTCTCATGATCGACACTTCTAATGCTGATGAAGCTACAGTTGAGCGGGCTCTTATAAGGTGCGCTGAAATTTGTAATCAATTTTTAGAAGGGAAGGAAGCGATTGAAATTGCTCACCAACTAGGACCCAGGTTGGTTCAGATTAATCAAATTGGGCCTGCAGCGCAACTGTATTTGGCTGCTGAACTTCCAAAGGAGGCAGTCGATGTGTTCATACATGCTGAACAGTGGAGTAAGGCTAGACGTTTGGCGAAGGAGATTGACACCGATCTGGTATCCTATGTTGAGACCAGGCAGAAATCTAGATTGAAAACTGATGGAAATATTGAACAACTTGCTGATATTGGTAAGTACAGAAGCGATAAACTTAACTCATGACAGACTCCTCAAGATTCCTTATAACTACTGAACATCCCTTCAAATTTCACAGATATTATGAGCGCATTAGACATGTTAGCTGAACAAGGACAATGGACGCGGTGTATTGAAAAAGCTAAgcaacaaaattcacaaatacTACATAAATATTTGGCACTTTATGCAGCACAACTCATACGAGATGGGGAAGGACCAGCCGCATTGGTGCTTTATTTAACCCATGGGGCACCAGCGGCTCAGCAGAATTTCAACATCTACAATCGAATTGCCCTAGAATGTTTTGCATTAAGGGAACAAGTTGGATCGGAAATCTGGAAAGATTTGCGGGCATTTTTGTTCCAGTTAACACAGGTAGGATAAATAACTTGATTGCGGCTTACATCACCGTAATTATGGAATATTTAACCTCTATTTAAAAATTTCAGACCATAAAAGCTTCTGAACATTCTGAAACTGAAATTCTTGATAGATTTGACCTGCTCCTTCTCATAGCACATTACTACACCACACGCGCTGCTTGTCGAGAGGTTCAAGCTTTACACGCTATGTCTGTGAAAATTTCAGTAGCACTCCTTCGACACACCGACATAATTCCTGTAGACAAAGGATACTACGAGGCGGGAATCGACCTAAGGTCAGTGGGCAGAGAATCAGAAGCATTCGTTATTTTGAACCACTACCTCGACGTATGTGAAGCTATCGAAGAGGGATCTGGAAACTTGGTAGACCACTCTGATCTCTCTACAACTGATTTTCCCAGTTCAGTTCCAATCCCAGAGGAACTGCATCTGAAAAATGAACCAAATCtccatgaggatatccgtgaatGGGTGCTTGCAATAAGTGTTGACCAGAAGGTTGACCAGGTAAGATATACAGAATTGTTTTGGTAAAATCTTAACCTGATACAAGTGACTTTTTTCATAGACCCTCCCAGTTGACGACCGGAACCTCTTTGAATCCAGTTTGGGTCTTTCTGATGTCGCGTGTATTGTTTCTGGCTATCCTGTAGTAGGGCGTCAACCAGTCACGTTCCAGCGTTCTAATAAGCAAGCCAATCGTGATGCTTGGAGTAAATTAAATGTT includes:
- the LOC119650097 gene encoding intraflagellar transport protein 172 homolog isoform X2 codes for the protein MQLKYLKTLLDGQDHLNRIAGLAWSPNHQKLAVATADRHILLFDEAGERRDKFSTKPSNPALGKASYVIRAIAFSPDSTKLAVAQSDSIVYVYKLGETWSDKKVICNKFPQSSAVTALIWLASGPIIAGLDDGKVRALNCKTNKSQSLYNAESMTISLAANTKGTGFLSGHDDGNVIRFFVASESGEASGRLLQHPVPPFALAWPQGGVAVAGCDRKVTFYDLQGRQVRNFDYSRNDSERDFAVASSSPNGQAVAFGGCERIRIFTWSPRLASWNESAVKEIDNFYTTTSLAWRRDGARLILVDIYTSKKRTLLGKVSFVQWVIQSDVAVAQSDNNLAIWYNIDLPEHVTIIPIRGEAFDVIREDGKTTVHTQEGPSEHTYQLDEGLVEFGTAVNDSDFGRAVTFLESLGDNPAAKAMWHNLAVISLEQENFRVAQKCFAALGNVSKAFFLGEMIQAADKYEELYGPGVKCPEVRAKMALLYSDLRAAERIYLENGDIEAALTMYKNLRLWDEAIALAERRGYSDLNKLREQQMSFLLSTEQEEKAGRALEDQEEVEKAMSLYLKAKKPARAARLAMKVPYLLNNEDLMGRVTEALIRAEQFELAGDIAQKLSRPEAALTLYRKGGAYARALELARKVSPDDVTTLEEEWGDWLVSNKQLDASINHYIEAGATEKALESAVGAKQWRKAVQIAKVLDEPVTIQKYAPELARHLSFTGDLAGAEDLLVRSKLYKDAIELLNKHGQWERAYNIAEEYLGTEEMRDTFVNLAASLEEQGKYRDAEKVLLAINEPDLAIAMYKRLELYDSMIRLVEKYHKDLVDSTHLHLARQLEAKGKLKNAEMHFLAGGDWKSVVHMYCGAGRWEDGFRIAKQKGTEGASNQVAYMWAKSLPVEGAARLLTKLGLLDTALGFACDSGHFDFAMDLCRLTGKPADDVHLKIAMALEDEGKFLEAEEEFIRANKPKEAIMMHTHSGDWKSALRVAETYLPEVVNEVLISQAGSALETRNYPEYEALLLRAQRPDLVIQHYREYQMYEDAIRIAEEHLPAAVAELKKIQAQEQRQSASSNPGDSKSYLQHASEFARNEEFKKAAECLLMIDTSNADEATVERALIRCAEICNQFLEGKEAIEIAHQLGPRLVQINQIGPAAQLYLAAELPKEAVDVFIHAEQWSKARRLAKEIDTDLVSYVETRQKSRLKTDGNIEQLADIDIMSALDMLAEQGQWTRCIEKAKQQNSQILHKYLALYAAQLIRDGEGPAALVLYLTHGAPAAQQNFNIYNRIALECFALREQVGSEIWKDLRAFLFQLTQTIKASEHSETEILDRFDLLLLIAHYYTTRAACREVQALHAMSVKISVALLRHTDIIPVDKGYYEAGIDLRSVGRESEAFVILNHYLDVCEAIEEGSGNLVDHSDLSTTDFPSSVPIPEELHLKNEPNLHEDIREWVLAISVDQKVDQTLPVDDRNLFESSLGLSDVACIVSGYPVVGRQPVTFQRSNKQANRDAWSKLNVAAKMAPQSKIPDIIEFIEKLCGPANFVLH
- the LOC119650097 gene encoding intraflagellar transport protein 172 homolog isoform X1 produces the protein MQLKYLKTLLDGQDHLNRIAGLAWSPNHQKLAVATADRHILLFDEAGERRDKFSTKPSNPALGKASYVIRAIAFSPDSTKLAVAQSDSIVYVYKLGETWSDKKVICNKFPQSSAVTALIWLASGPIIAGLDDGKVRALNCKTNKSQSLYNAESMTISLAANTKGTGFLSGHDDGNVIRFFVASESGEASGRLLQHPVPPFALAWPQGGVAVAGCDRKVTFYDLQGRQVRNFDYSRNDSERDFAVASSSPNGQAVAFGGCERIRIFTWSPRLASWNESAVKEIDNFYTTTSLAWRRDGARLAVGSVSGAVITFESVLRRTIWQDKFELIFIAPSQILVKSMQNTSLQMVIESQLGLEIDDVRIMGKDNYLLGRTEESLLLCDLTRNLTSEVPWTTTGRQERFYFENPNVCLIFNAGELSLVEYGENSILGSVRTEFVNPHVISVRLNERGNSSDNKKLAFLLDMKTICVVDLITQSTITQVGHDSKIDWIELSETGHKLLFRDRKMRLILVDIYTSKKRTLLGKVSFVQWVIQSDVAVAQSDNNLAIWYNIDLPEHVTIIPIRGEAFDVIREDGKTTVHTQEGPSEHTYQLDEGLVEFGTAVNDSDFGRAVTFLESLGDNPAAKAMWHNLAVISLEQENFRVAQKCFAALGNVSKAFFLGEMIQAADKYEELYGPGVKCPEVRAKMALLYSDLRAAERIYLENGDIEAALTMYKNLRLWDEAIALAERRGYSDLNKLREQQMSFLLSTEQEEKAGRALEDQEEVEKAMSLYLKAKKPARAARLAMKVPYLLNNEDLMGRVTEALIRAEQFELAGDIAQKLSRPEAALTLYRKGGAYARALELARKVSPDDVTTLEEEWGDWLVSNKQLDASINHYIEAGATEKALESAVGAKQWRKAVQIAKVLDEPVTIQKYAPELARHLSFTGDLAGAEDLLVRSKLYKDAIELLNKHGQWERAYNIAEEYLGTEEMRDTFVNLAASLEEQGKYRDAEKVLLAINEPDLAIAMYKRLELYDSMIRLVEKYHKDLVDSTHLHLARQLEAKGKLKNAEMHFLAGGDWKSVVHMYCGAGRWEDGFRIAKQKGTEGASNQVAYMWAKSLPVEGAARLLTKLGLLDTALGFACDSGHFDFAMDLCRLTGKPADDVHLKIAMALEDEGKFLEAEEEFIRANKPKEAIMMHTHSGDWKSALRVAETYLPEVVNEVLISQAGSALETRNYPEYEALLLRAQRPDLVIQHYREYQMYEDAIRIAEEHLPAAVAELKKIQAQEQRQSASSNPGDSKSYLQHASEFARNEEFKKAAECLLMIDTSNADEATVERALIRCAEICNQFLEGKEAIEIAHQLGPRLVQINQIGPAAQLYLAAELPKEAVDVFIHAEQWSKARRLAKEIDTDLVSYVETRQKSRLKTDGNIEQLADIDIMSALDMLAEQGQWTRCIEKAKQQNSQILHKYLALYAAQLIRDGEGPAALVLYLTHGAPAAQQNFNIYNRIALECFALREQVGSEIWKDLRAFLFQLTQTIKASEHSETEILDRFDLLLLIAHYYTTRAACREVQALHAMSVKISVALLRHTDIIPVDKGYYEAGIDLRSVGRESEAFVILNHYLDVCEAIEEGSGNLVDHSDLSTTDFPSSVPIPEELHLKNEPNLHEDIREWVLAISVDQKVDQTLPVDDRNLFESSLGLSDVACIVSGYPVVGRQPVTFQRSNKQANRDAWSKLNVAAKMAPQSKIPDIIEFIEKLCGPANFVLH